The following is a genomic window from Triticum urartu cultivar G1812 unplaced genomic scaffold, Tu2.1 TuUngrouped_contig_5766, whole genome shotgun sequence.
TTACCATATTCAGCCAAAGCGAGCGCAGCTGGCACGCCTGCATAGAGTCATTCATTCAGAGGAGATGCAGGATGGGCCTCTCAGCCATGAAATTTATAGAGAGGCGAGACATACTGAATTGATATACGAGGCTACTGCAACTCATAGAAACCAGAGAGTTGGATGCTCCACTGGCCCCCAAACTCCAAGTCTAGGGGAGAGGCATATGGGGACTCCTACTCAGATCATACATCAGGCGCACAAACAGCCTTATCATTTAAGTCATGCGGAAGGCAGTCAGATAGACTGTCTAGATGTGGATGGGGTGGTTCATCCGCCAGTCAACCAAGCAAATCATGGAGAAGAGGCATCCACTGTGATGATCGATAAAATGTTTTCAAGGGAGAGCACTTGGCCTACTGGATGTTCAGTTGGGCCCAACTCTGTTAATGGAGAGAAGAGAAAGGCATCAACCACAAATCAAGTCAAGCAACATATGCAAAAAGAACAGTCTGATGCAACTCCTTCAGAACACACACAGAAAGAGCATCCGGATCAGGCAATTCGTGAGCCTACCAATCATCTAACTAATACAGAAGCGATGTACTCTTTTCCTATAAAGGAGACTACTGCAAGGTGTAGCAAGCAGAAAAAATCAGAGTTAGTTAATGCCAAGACTATTGCCGAGAAGAGACATATGGAATCACTGAACCACAATATACAACAGGCAGAAGGGCAGACCTCTGATACTGATAGTTATGAAATCCAGGTCGATTTTGAGCGTCAAAGTAAGGCTAATGAGAGGCATGGCAACACTTCAACTCTTAACGGGCGGGAACATTTTACACCTCCGAATAAGCTGGCTGATCTAAAACAGAAAAATGTATGCACTAATGATGAAATCCAGAAGGAGCAGACTGAAGGTAATGTTTCCAAGCAGACTAGTGGTTGGACTCAGAAGAAGAATAGAAAAGGCTCAATAGCTTCATCAAATGATGGGCTTCAGCTTAAACATAGTAAACGTTTGGCCAAAGATTCATCTGCTGCCATGGAAAATAAACCTCTAGAAAGCGACCCTGGCAACCTGCAGAATTTTGGTCATAATGTCCAAGTGCCAGCAGATGCTATGGATGATGAATCAATTAAATGGGTGCCTCTTCAGCAGTGtcccccctctccagattgtgAAGTGTCAGTTGCCACGACAGACACTGATTCTGTAGAAAGTGATGACGATGAGGACTATGTTGTATCTCCAAATCAAAGCATGTCTGAGTCTGACCATCCTGATAATGATGAGGACTATTGCCGATCTGTACATAAGGTGCCTCAGGAAATCTCTGATGAATCAGATGACCCCGATGTAACCACAACTCCTTTAGTTCCTGATATGTCTGACCCCGAGCATTTCGCGCGGAATTATTTACCTCTAGAGGTCAGAAGGGCCCTTGCAAAGGGAAAGAAAGCAGGAGGTCGTCTTTGTCTCAAAGTGTGGACCTTGCCCAAGGGTGTACGGATACCGGTCTCCTTGAACACTTCGGGCCTGCCAATCGGAGAAAATGCAATCATGTTGATTAACTTTCTAGGTGCACTGGCACGAGATGCAGTGTTGGCACCTCTCACATATGTAAGTTGGAAAAGATTTCCAAAGGAGAACAAGGATGTTATGTGGCACATTGTTAAGGTATGCATTACTAATGTTGGTTTTTTCCTGCCTGCAACTTTTTTCACACTGCTTATTCTTTGGTATAGCTTAAATTTGATGTTGATCCACCTCGCGAGTTGTCGATCCTGAGCTCCATAAGAAACAAGTGGAAGTTTTGGAAATGTCACCTAAAACTGAAACACCACGATCCTCATATAACTGAAGAGGAACGTCTTGCTGATCGAGATCCTCGTGTCCCAAAGGAACAATGGCGAGCCCTTATTGCATATTGGAATACGGAAAAGGCAAAGGTAGTGCTGTGCATTCTCTTTTGTTTGTTGTAACACTGTACCCCCTCTGTTTCAAAAAAGAAGTCCTTTTAGCACCTCCATTTTTTCTCAAAATACTTGTCCTTCTACACTTCCAACGCAAAGTTAACTCATTTGTATTCTTGCTTTGCCCTTTAATCAATGTCGTCAGAAAAGAGCTAATTAACTCTTGTGCTTGCATGCCTTGCTTCATGGGAAGAAAAATGTAATTTAATGACCTTGTGGTGAAAAATAGATGGGCCATATAGACTTATAGACATTTTACCAACACTTAATTCTAGTGCCCAACTCTAAAAAGGACAACCATTTTGAAACGGAGGGTGTAGACGTTTTATGATTGACAAATGCTTTTAAACACAGGCCAGAAGTGCTGCAGGTAAAGCTTCTCGGGCGAAATCAACCTATATCACTAAAACCGGAGCAAAGAGCTTTGCACGGATATTTCAGGAAGAGGTAACTCTTATTTCCTTGTGTTTCTATCTGGATGATTTGTTCATATGTTATTTGaatgaaaagaaaaaaaatcctatgtATTATATACCAGCAAGTCCATTACTATATTTTGCATGTAACTATAAATCCGAACTCATAGTTTTTGCCCTTGTCTCCTGGACGCGCTCAAGAACTGAAATGCCTTGCTCACCTTGCAGTCACGATCTGGTGACCCTGCTCTTGAAAATCCTGAAAGCCCAGAAGATGATTATGCACCTGCCATGGGTGCGAAAAGGAGGGCTAGTGCACGCACGTATACACCTGGGCCCTCCCCCAAAGACCTACAGGAAAGGTCAGACCCGCAAGCTGCGAGGGCCAAACGAAAGGCTGGAGATGAAGTCTCCACACCGAGAAAGAAGGTGGTAGTAACAGAGGAAAGTCGCCCCAAAAACTCTCTGGAAAATGCAGTCTTGGAAGCTGCGAGGGCTAAAAGAAAAGCTGAAGATGAGGCAGGCGCACTTAGGAAGAAGGCAGTCAGATAGACTGTCTAGATGTGGATGGGGTGGTTCATCCGCCAGTCAACCAAGCAAATCATGGAGAAGAGGCATCCACTGTGATGATCGATAAAATGTTTTCAAGGGAGAGCACTTGGCCTACTGGATGTTCAGTTGGGCCCAACTCTGTTAATGGAGAGAAGAGAAAGGCATCAACCACAAATCAAGTCAAGCAACATATGCAAAAAGAACAGTCTGATGCAACTCCTTCAGAACACACACAGAAAGAGCATCCGGATCAGGCAATTCGTGAGCCTACCAATCATCTAACTAATACAGAAGCGATGTACTCTTTTCCTATAAAGGAGACTACTGCAAGGTGTAGCAAGCAGAAAAAATCAGAGTTAGTTAATGCCAAGACTATTGCCGAGAAGAGACATATGGAATCACTGAACCACAATATACAACAGGCAGAAGGGCAGACCTCTGATACTGATAGTTATGAAATCCAGGTCGATTTTGAGCGTCAAAGTAAGGCTAATGAGAGGCATGGCAACACTTCAACTCTTAACGGGCGGGAACATTTTACACCTCCGAATAAGCTGGCTGATCTAAAACAGAAAAATGTATGCACTAATGATGAAATCCAGAAGGAGCAGACTGAAGGTAATGTTTCCAAGCAGACTAGTGGTTGGACTcagaagaaaaatagaaaaggctCAATAGCTTCATCAAATGATGGGCTTCAGCTTAAACATAGTAAACGTTTGGCCAAAGATTCATCTGCTGCCATGGAAAATAAACCTCTAGAAAGCGACCCTGGCAACCTGCAGAATTTTGGTCATAATGTCCAAGTGCCAGCAGATGCTATGGATGATGAATCAATTAAATGGGTGCCTCTTCAGCAGTGtcccccctctccagattgtgAAGTGTCAGTTGCCACGACAGACACTGATTCTGTAGAAAGTGATGACGATGAGGACTATGTTGTATCTCCAAATCAAAGCATGTCTGAGTCTGACCATCCTGATAATGATGAGGACTATTGCCGATCTGTACATAAGGTGCCTCAGGAAATCTCTGATGAATCAGATGACCCCGATGTAACCACAACTCCTTTAGTTCCTGATATGTCTGACCCCGAGCATTTCGCGCGGAATTATTTACCTCTAGAGGTCAGAAGGGCCCTTGCAAAGGGAAAGAAAGCAGGAGGTCGTCTTTGTCTCAAAGTGTGGACCTTGCCCAAGGGTGTACGGATACCGGTCTCCTTGAACACTTCGGGCCTGCCAATCGGAGAAAATGCAATCATGTTGATTAACTTTCTAGGTGCACTGGCACGAGATGCAGTGTTGGCACCTCTCACATATGTAAGTTGGAAAAGATTTCCAAAGGAGAACAAGGATGTTATGTGGCACATTGTTAAGGTATGCATTACTAATGTTGGTTTTTTCCTGCCTGCAACTTTTTTCACACTGCTTATTCTTTGGTATAGCTTAAATTTGATGTTGATCCACCTCGCGAGTTGTCGATCCTGAGCTCCATAAGAAACAAGTGGAAGTTTTGGAAATGTCACCTAAAACTGAAACACCACGATCCTCATATAACTGAAGAGGAACGTCTTGCTGATCGAGATCCTCGTGTCCCAAAGGAACAATGGCGAGCCCTTATTGCATATTGGAATACGGAAAAGGCAAAGGTAGTGCTGTGCATTCTCTTTTGTTTGTTGTAACACTGTACCCCCTCTGTTTCAAAAAAGAAGTCCTTTTAGCACCTCCATTTTTTCTCAAAATACTTGTCCTTCTACACTTCCAACGCAAAGTTAACTCATTTGTATTCTTGCTTTGCCCTTTAATCAATGTCGTCAGAAAAGAGCTAATTAACTCTTGTGCTTGCATGCCTTGCTTCATGGGAAGAAAAATGTAATTTAATGACCTTGTGGTGAAAAATAGATGGGCCATATAGACTTATAGACATTTTACCAACACTTAATTCTAGTGCCCAACTCTAAAAAGGACAACCATTTTGAAACGGAGGGTGTAGACGTTTTATGATTGACAAATGCTTTTAAACACAGGCCAGAAGTGCTGCAGGTAAAGCTTCTCGGGCGAGATCAACCTATATCACTAAAACCGGAGCAAAGAGCTTTGCACGGATATTTCAGGAAGAGGTAACTCTTATTTCCTTGTTTTCTATCTGGATGATTTGTTCGGATGTTATTTGaatgaaaagaaaaaaaatcctatgtATTATATACCAGCAAGTCCATTACTATATTTTGCATGTAACTATAAATCCGAACTCATAGTTTTTGCCCTTGTCTCCTGGACGCGCTCAAGAACTGAAATGCCTTGCTCACCTTGCAGTCACGATCTGGTGACCCTGCTCTTGAAAATCCTGAAAGCCCAGAAGATGATTATGCACCTGCCATGGGTGCGAAAAGGAGGGCTAGTGCACGCACGTATACACCTGGGCCCTCCCCCAAAGACCTACAGGAAAGGTCAGACCCGCAAGCTGCGAGGGCCAAACGAAAGGCTGGAGATGAAGTCTCCACACCGAGAAAGAAGGTGGTAGTAACAGAGGAAAGTCGCCCCAAAAACTCTCTGGAAAATGCAGTCTTGGAAGCTGCGAGGGCTAAAAGAAAAGCTGAAGATGAGGCAGCCGCTCTAAGGAAGAAGGTGATGGTGATGGAGGAAAGTCAGAAAAAGCTGCAGGAGGACTTGGCAAGAGTGAAAAAAGCAATGAGTGCTATGCAGAAGATGATGTCAACTGGTGGCTTACCAAATGGAATAACGGATGAACCAGTGATGCTACCAAGTTTCCAACAGGTAAAATCCTTTTAGTGAACTTATTTGACTGTGGGAGATATGTAGCTGATATTGGCTTGCGACAATGTATCTAAACCAGACCTTTTCTTGTTATGTGCCAGGAACGAAATGAAGCGAACTCCGATGATGTTCTGGAGCCGCATATTGTTTACTCAGGGCCACGTCATCCTTCCTCGCATAATCAAAGGACTCGATGAGATGGTAATTCCATCTCATATGTCCAAATGCAGACTCGATGAGATGGTAATACCATCTCATTATGTCCAAATACGCCTCCTCGAGAGCCGGGAGGTGAAACAATAATAATTAAACCCAAAATGTTTAAGAGTATGTGGTTTACTGAAAGCAGCGAAATGCACCTGAGCTCACATGCACCTGCGGTGAACAGGATAATAAACATAACTTAATTGTCAAAAAAATAGTGAATTTTTTCCATGAAATTTACAAGCATAAAAAGGACTAGGGAGTCTACACGCCTCgctgtttttctttctttcagaaATGCACATCCCGTATTTTTTTTAAAAATCTGTGCGCCTTTGACTTATCGGGCTCATTCTTGTTTTGCAGATTGGACCTGATCGACTGATACTTCGGGTACAAAGCGGCACTAGTGTTCGCCATTTAGCCGGATCTTAGTTTTATAGGCACCATTTATGGTTTCTCTCGGGTAGAAGTGATCACATTTCACCCATATGATCGCAATCTCTTGTCATGTTTCTTGCACTGTTGTAAGAGGGCAACTAGTTGTCTATCCTGATATGTAGGACTGAGAAGAGAACTAATCATATTTTGCTGATATATGTGATGACAAAGGAGTGTTGCCCGAACATAAGCAAAATTTACCAATGTCGTTAAGGAACTTCGTTTTCAAACTTGACGGCGTGTCGCTGAAGTGACGCCATGgcatcttctatatctaaatagctagtcCCCACTATCTTATTTCTCTCGACATGCAAGCATGACACCTCATCATTGAACATGCATG
Proteins encoded in this region:
- the LOC125529679 gene encoding uncharacterized protein LOC125529679; this encodes ASVPPVVAAPERWQERPSYATRAGLHQAEPDAGLIPPRRTQVERPSRLIHVHRDEQEYPDHMIDREEIHVPHETVANHSRQGNRPSLGRGIVGNEERQVFPQNANEVRNHVNDQRPSYHIQPKRAQLARLHRVIHSEEMQDGPLSHEIYREARHTELIYEATATHRNQRVGCSTGPQTPSLGERHMGTPTQIIHQAHKQPYHLSHAEGSQIDCLDVDGVVHPPVNQANHGEEASTVMIDKMFSRESTWPTGCSVGPNSVNGEKRKASTTNQVKQHMQKEQSDATPSEHTQKEHPDQAIREPTNHLTNTEAMYSFPIKETTARCSKQKKSELVNAKTIAEKRHMESLNHNIQQAEGQTSDTDSYEIQVDFERQSKANERHGNTSTLNGREHFTPPNKLADLKQKNVCTNDEIQKEQTEGNVSKQTSGWTQKKNRKGSIASSNDGLQLKHSKRLAKDSSAAMENKPLESDPGNLQNFGHNVQVPADAMDDESIKWVPLQQCPPSPDCEVSVATTDTDSVESDDDEDYVVSPNQSMSESDHPDNDEDYCRSVHKVPQEISDESDDPDVTTTPLVPDMSDPEHFARNYLPLEVRRALAKGKKAGGRLCLKVWTLPKGVRIPVSLNTSGLPIGENAIMLINFLGALARDAVLAPLTYVSWKRFPKENKDVMWHIVKLKFDVDPPRELSILSSIRNKWKFWKCHLKLKHHDPHITEEERLADRDPRVPKEQWRALIAYWNTEKAKARSAAGKASRAKSTYITKTGAKSFARIFQEESRSGDPALENPESPEDDYAPAMGAKRRASARTYTPGPSPKDLQERSDPQAARAKRKAGDEVSTPRKKVVVTEESRPKNSLENAVLEAARAKRKAEDEAAALRKKVMVMEESQKKLQEDLARVKKAMSAMQKMMSTGGLPNGITDEPVMLPSFQQERNEANSDDVLEPHIVYSGPRHPSSHNQRTR